A genomic stretch from Malus domestica chromosome 15, GDT2T_hap1 includes:
- the LOC103426481 gene encoding stromal cell-derived factor 2-like protein, translating to MAIGFFCLALFLIYSLDLDTSYAATAPTSEGVGITYGTVLKLMHEKTKFRLHSHDVPYGSGSGQQSVTGFPNVDDANSYWIVKPELETAAKQGDSIPSGTIIRLQHMRTRKWLHSHLHASPITGNQEVSCFGGENESDTGDHWRLTTEGSGKTWKQDQRVRLQHVDTGIYLHSHDKKYTRIAGGQQEVCGVRDKRADNVWLAAEGVYLPVTETK from the exons ATGGCGATCGGCTTCTTCTGCTTAGCTCTGTTCCTCATCTACAGCCTCGATCTCGACACCAGCTACGCCGCCACCGCTCCCACATCCGAGGGCGTCGGG ATCACATACGGCACCGTACTGAAGCTGATGCACGAGAAGACCAAGTTTCGCTTGCATTCACACGACGTGCCGTATGGCTCTGGTAGTGGCCAGCAGTCAGTCACTGGTTTTCCCAATGTCGACGACGCTAATAGCTACTGG ATTGTTAAACCTGAGCTGGAAACAGCTGCCAAGCAAGGCGATAGCATTCCGAGCGGTACAATCATCAGGTTGCAGCACATGAGGACCAGGAAATGGCTGCACAGCCATTTGCATGCATCCCCAATTACTGGCAACCAAGAG GTCAGCTGCTTCGGGGGAGAAAATGAATCTGATACTGGTGATCACTGGAG GCTTACAACTGAAGGGAGCGGGAAGACTTGGAAGCAAGATCAAAGGGTTCGACTTCAGCATGTTGACACTGGTATTTATTTACATAGCCATGACAAGAAGTACACCCGCATAGCTGGGGGACAGCAGGAG GTTTGTGGAGTGAGAGATAAACGCGCTGACAATGTTTGGTTGGCAGCAGAAGGCGTGTACCTTCCCGTGACTGAAACTAAGTAG
- the LOC103441955 gene encoding U-box domain-containing protein 4 — protein MAKCHRNDVGSVVLDRPTTTSSGHSRLWTSLSGASFRRKIFDAISCGGSSRYRHRDDDNDAAPISPPAPPATEATTIRSATTHSEQKVNEAEKAEKPKVKSEKLSDLLNLAEFSEAENESATKKKVEELEELKRVAKDLQAEDDTAKRKEAASKVRLHAKEESEARATLAMLGVIPPLVALLDSDDVVSQIASLYALLNLGIGNDVNKAAILQAGAVHKMLKLIESPNPPDPSVSEAIIANFLGLSALDSNKPIIGASGAIPFLVKTLKNSDNASSCQAKQDALRALYNLSIFPSNISFILETDLIPFFLKSLGDMEVSERILAVLSNLVSIPEGRKAISSVKDAFPILVDALNWNDSPGCQEKASYILMVMAHKAFGDRQAMIEAGMVSALLELTLLGSTLAQKRASRILECLRVDKGKQVSQSFGGSSMGAAVSAPICGSSSSSSNPNVGSKERMEEEEDMMSEEKKAVKQLVQQSLQNNMRRIVKRANLPQDFVPSDHFKSLTSISTSKSLPF, from the exons ATGGCCAAGTGTCACCGAAACGATGTCGGATCCGTCGTCCTAGACCGCCCAACCACCACCTCCTCCGGCCATTCCCGGCTCTGGACCTCCTTATCCGGCGCCTCATTCCGCCGGAAAATATTCGACGCCATCAGCTGCGGCGGGAGCTCCCGATACCGCCACCGCGACGACGACAACGACGCTGCTCCGATCAGTCCTCCGGCTCCTCCGGCCACCGAAGCCACCACCATTAGATCGGCGACGACGCATTCGGAGCAGAAAGTTAATGAGGCGGAGAAGGCTGAGAAGCCGAAAGTGAAGTCCGAGAAGCTCTCGGATCTTCTGAACCTCGCGGAGTTTTCGGAAGCGGAAAACGAATCCGCGACGAAGAAGAAGGTGGAGGAGCTGGAGGAGCTCAAGCGAGTGGCGAAGGACCTGCAGGCTGAAGACGACACGGCGAAGAGGAAGGAGGCGGCGAGCAAGGTGAGATTGCACGCCAAGGAAGAATCGGAGGCCAGAGCCACGCTCGCGATGCTCGGCGTCATTCCTCCGCTCGTCGCCTTGCTCGACTCCGACGACGTCGTTTCTCAGATCGCATCGCTCTACGCTCTGCTCAATCTCGGGATCGGAAACGACGT GAACAAAGCTGCTATTCTCCAAGCAGGGGCTGTGCACAAAATGCTGAAGCTAATTGAATCCCCAAATCCTCCAGACCCATCAGTCTCAGAAGCAATAATTGCGAATTTCCTCGGCTTAAGCGCGTTGGACTCGAATAAACCGATCATTGGAGCTTCGGGCGCCATACCCTTCTTGGTTAAAACCCTCAAGAATTCTGACAATGCAAGTAGCTGCCAAGCCAAGCAAGACGCCCTGAGAGCGCTCTACAATCTCTCGATCTTCCCGTCCAATATTTCGTTCATATTGGAAACGGATTTGATCCCCTTTTTCTTGAAATCGCTCGGAGACATGGAAGTGAGCGAAAGAATCCTTGCAGTTCTAAGCAACCTGGTTTCCATCCCCGAAGGTCGTAAGGCAATTAGCAGCGTAAAGGATGCATTTCCAATATTGGTAGATGCCTTGAATTGGAACGACTCGCCGGGGTGCCAAGAGAAGGCATCGTACATTTTGATGGTAATGGCACACAAGGCGTTCGGGGATAGGCAAGCCATGATCGAGGCAGGAATGGTTTCAGCACTGCTCGAATTGACGCTTTTGGGTAGTACATTGGCGCAGAAGAGAGCCTCGAGGATCTTGGAGTGTTTGAGAGTGGATAAAGGAAAGCAGGTTTCGCAGAGCTTCGGCGGGAGTAGTATGGGGGCGGCAGTTTCCGCTCCCATTTGCGGGTCTTCCTCGTCTTCTTCAAACCCAAATGTGGGTTCCAAGGAGCgtatggaggaggaggaggacatgATGAGTGAGGAGAAGAAAGCCGTGAAGCAATTAGTCCAACAGAGTTTGCAAAACAACATGAGGAGGATTGTGAAGAGGGCGAATCTGCCCCAAGATTTCGTGCCGTCGGATCATTTCAAGTCGCTCACCTCGATTTCAACTTCGAAGAGCTTGCCGTTTTGA